From Pseudomonas poae, the proteins below share one genomic window:
- a CDS encoding response regulator, with amino-acid sequence MSPRGPAGHGPASHASPWGSPPAHWCNLSVLVADDHATYGALMGWFLHKFGLDHEVVSDGQRAVIASELRHFDLVISDCRMPVMDGYAMARQMRLREQVEDRRRVPIIALTAHLTPDDLQRGLEAGMDAWLLKPLSAQRLREVLEHWLPGPSGRAAGPSALVVQARWPTRAQLIETFGDEQVVNLMLHSLLHEANKDYAGLLHAYSSLDRQATLDHLHRLLGSLAFLAGTEPEPRTGRLIEGVRKHGIVLNQRALQQFEQQVIIYLRYLTDL; translated from the coding sequence ATGAGCCCAAGGGGTCCTGCTGGTCATGGTCCGGCGTCGCACGCATCGCCTTGGGGCAGCCCGCCTGCCCACTGGTGCAACCTGAGCGTACTGGTCGCCGATGACCACGCTACCTATGGCGCATTGATGGGCTGGTTCCTGCACAAGTTCGGTCTGGACCACGAGGTGGTCAGCGACGGGCAGAGGGCAGTGATCGCCAGTGAGCTGCGGCATTTCGACCTGGTGATCAGCGATTGCCGGATGCCGGTGATGGATGGTTATGCCATGGCTCGGCAGATGCGCCTTCGTGAGCAAGTCGAGGACCGCCGGCGCGTCCCGATCATCGCCTTGACCGCCCACTTGACGCCCGATGACCTGCAGCGTGGCCTTGAGGCCGGCATGGACGCCTGGCTGCTCAAGCCTTTGTCGGCCCAACGCCTGCGTGAAGTACTGGAGCATTGGCTGCCTGGCCCGTCAGGCCGCGCCGCTGGCCCGTCTGCACTGGTGGTGCAGGCACGTTGGCCTACCCGTGCTCAACTGATCGAGACCTTCGGCGATGAGCAGGTAGTGAACCTGATGCTGCATAGCCTCCTGCATGAGGCCAATAAAGACTATGCCGGCCTGCTTCATGCCTATAGCTCCCTGGACCGACAAGCCACCCTCGACCACCTGCACCGTTTGTTGGGCAGCCTGGCGTTCCTCGCGGGTACAGAGCCAGAGCCGCGCACGGGGCGCTTGATCGAGGGCGTGCGTAAACATGGCATCGTCCTCAACCAGCGGGCGCTGCAACAATTCGAGCAGCAAGTGATTATCTATCTGCGGTATTTGACGGATCTATGA
- a CDS encoding DUF1120 domain-containing protein produces MNKHLIALASALLITGTAPAFAASTVDLTVKGIITPNACTPGLSSGGVIDHGKMSAKDLNTDRITPLPAVSLQMTVTCDAPVLFAIKATDNRLGSGSGSSFGLGFINGTQKLGFYTLDLGSATNPPVADGEVVQSIASFDNGTTWERYSSFEHGLMLSVATLADVSSPRPTQELVTEVNYSGFINRTDGLDLSNEVTIDGSATLEVLYL; encoded by the coding sequence ATGAACAAGCACCTTATCGCCCTCGCCAGCGCCCTGCTGATCACAGGCACCGCCCCTGCGTTTGCCGCCAGCACCGTGGACCTGACCGTCAAGGGCATCATCACCCCGAATGCCTGCACCCCTGGCCTGTCCAGCGGCGGGGTCATCGACCACGGCAAGATGTCGGCCAAGGACCTCAACACCGACCGGATTACGCCATTGCCGGCCGTCAGCCTGCAAATGACCGTGACCTGCGATGCGCCCGTACTCTTCGCTATCAAAGCGACGGATAACCGTCTGGGCTCGGGGTCAGGCAGCAGCTTCGGCCTGGGGTTTATCAATGGCACGCAGAAACTCGGTTTCTACACCTTGGACCTGGGCTCAGCCACTAACCCTCCAGTGGCCGATGGCGAAGTCGTGCAGTCGATCGCCTCCTTCGACAACGGCACTACCTGGGAGAGATACAGCTCCTTCGAACACGGCCTCATGCTCTCCGTAGCCACCCTGGCAGATGTCAGCTCGCCTCGCCCCACCCAGGAGCTGGTCACCGAGGTCAATTACAGCGGCTTCATCAACCGCACCGACGGCCTGGACCTGAGCAACGAAGTCACTATCGACGGTTCCGCCACGCTCGAAGTGCTCTACCTGTAA
- a CDS encoding DUF1120 domain-containing protein, whose protein sequence is MNSSPAVFLAAVLLAPSVLADSSADFAVIGTITPNACAPSISGGGVVDYGKMTAKELSADRPTSLTPQTLQLEILCEAPTFLALSTIDNRAGTAAVNSNWHGLGLTPGNEKLGSVGFGLYNKMADGVAVRTATSSDGGATWIPSVFLGHNLLTAIIPATSGSSPIAVTHFTADLRLYTMIDASDRLTVLEEVPLDGYATVQMKYL, encoded by the coding sequence ATGAATTCCTCACCCGCTGTTTTTCTCGCCGCTGTACTGCTGGCCCCCTCCGTGCTGGCCGACAGCAGCGCCGACTTCGCCGTTATCGGCACCATCACGCCCAATGCCTGTGCCCCTTCAATCTCCGGCGGAGGTGTGGTGGATTACGGAAAGATGACGGCCAAGGAGCTCAGTGCAGACCGGCCGACCTCGCTGACACCGCAGACCCTGCAGCTGGAAATCCTGTGTGAAGCGCCCACCTTCCTGGCGCTGAGCACCATTGATAACCGGGCCGGTACTGCAGCGGTCAACTCGAACTGGCACGGCCTGGGCTTGACCCCCGGCAACGAGAAACTCGGCAGCGTGGGATTTGGCCTCTACAACAAGATGGCCGACGGCGTTGCCGTACGCACCGCCACTTCCAGCGATGGCGGGGCCACCTGGATACCGTCAGTGTTCCTCGGCCACAACCTGCTGACAGCGATTATCCCTGCGACCAGCGGCAGCTCGCCCATCGCGGTAACGCACTTCACTGCCGATCTACGCCTTTACACCATGATCGATGCCTCCGACCGGCTGACCGTACTGGAAGAGGTGCCGCTGGACGGCTACGCCACCGTACAAATGAAGTACCTGTAA